One Pseudomonas sp. MH9.2 DNA segment encodes these proteins:
- a CDS encoding winged helix-turn-helix domain-containing protein, producing MDYTSCSKGQKNTVIVAFGHTQALAEGLRQLTVSETVHVDVLEYSTPLDKISDIASASAIIIEIDAPACLNEGLELVKKIRTQHFLVSIIVLITHTKPFKKVSCYIAGVDHCITIPAERTEKENFLSKAFHNFELEKKIHLVLDRTCLCLRGHLNKLEISYTEMKVLDALICAKQHILSHDDIARVLELNIKFYDPRALEKKISRLRSKIKSTYDINAIQNVRGFGYRLCRGIII from the coding sequence ATGGATTATACATCGTGCTCGAAGGGACAAAAAAATACTGTGATTGTAGCGTTTGGTCATACGCAGGCATTGGCAGAAGGCTTAAGGCAGTTGACTGTGTCGGAAACTGTACATGTAGATGTTTTAGAATACAGTACGCCACTCGATAAGATTTCCGACATAGCCAGCGCAAGTGCAATCATCATTGAGATCGACGCACCTGCATGCTTAAATGAAGGATTAGAACTCGTAAAAAAAATCCGTACCCAGCATTTTCTTGTGAGTATTATTGTATTAATCACACACACGAAGCCATTTAAAAAGGTAAGCTGCTACATAGCAGGTGTTGACCATTGCATTACAATACCGGCCGAACGCACTGAAAAAGAAAACTTTCTTTCCAAAGCATTTCATAACTTTGAACTGGAAAAGAAAATACATCTTGTTTTAGACCGAACATGTCTATGCTTGCGCGGACATTTAAATAAACTAGAGATCTCTTATACAGAAATGAAAGTCCTGGACGCTTTGATATGTGCAAAACAGCACATTCTAAGCCATGACGATATCGCCAGAGTTCTTGAGCTGAATATAAAATTCTATGATCCTCGCGCGTTGGAAAAAAAAATCAGCAGGCTGCGTAGTAAAATAAAAAGCACCTACGACATCAATGCCATTCAAAACGTGCGGGGCTTTGGTTATAGACTGTGCCGGGGGATTATTATATAG
- a CDS encoding histone-like nucleoid-structuring protein, MvaT/MvaU family yields MSRLAEFRALEQQLARQIQDLEILKNDPVLQKSIEFESKLKKLMSQYNQDLRSVIVILDPNVSLRASADGGSEKKQRKARVLKRYKNPESGEVIETKGGNHKILKQWQQTYGTEAVEGWAQE; encoded by the coding sequence ATGTCCCGTCTCGCAGAATTTCGTGCTCTAGAGCAACAGCTTGCACGCCAGATTCAAGATCTGGAAATACTCAAAAACGACCCAGTCCTTCAGAAATCGATCGAGTTTGAAAGCAAACTGAAAAAATTGATGTCGCAGTACAATCAAGATCTTCGTAGTGTTATCGTAATTCTTGATCCAAATGTGTCACTTCGTGCGTCCGCAGATGGCGGTAGTGAGAAAAAGCAACGTAAGGCTAGAGTTCTCAAACGCTACAAGAACCCAGAGTCGGGAGAAGTGATTGAGACAAAAGGTGGTAACCACAAAATTTTGAAACAATGGCAGCAGACGTACGGTACTGAGGCGGTAGAGGGCTGGGCTCAGGAATAG
- a CDS encoding winged helix-turn-helix domain-containing protein produces MKISILSEYAKSLTQNQRITASSVIHAPSISSQKYVFDYVHAPHIDHVKIQHPDHEAWWFSCDQQTLVHDRKKIPLTNIESLLIKQLLLSDRRVCSKAELILCIHRDPAHYRGLEMCLSRLQEKFSTFSNGERLLRSVRNRGYCLIQRIKVS; encoded by the coding sequence TTGAAGATTTCGATTTTGTCCGAGTACGCTAAATCACTCACACAAAACCAGAGGATAACTGCGAGCTCTGTTATCCACGCACCGAGCATTTCATCGCAGAAATATGTCTTTGATTATGTTCACGCACCCCATATAGATCACGTTAAAATCCAGCACCCCGATCATGAGGCATGGTGGTTTAGCTGCGACCAACAAACCTTGGTCCACGACCGAAAAAAAATCCCGCTCACAAACATAGAGTCGTTGCTAATCAAACAGCTACTCCTTAGCGACCGACGAGTATGTAGCAAGGCAGAGCTCATACTTTGCATCCATCGAGACCCCGCTCACTACCGTGGCCTTGAAATGTGCCTGAGTAGGTTGCAAGAGAAATTCAGTACCTTTTCTAATGGAGAGCGCCTGCTACGATCCGTGAGGAATCGCGGTTATTGCCTAATCCAAAGAATCAAAGTGTCGTAA